A genome region from Pygocentrus nattereri isolate fPygNat1 chromosome 10, fPygNat1.pri, whole genome shotgun sequence includes the following:
- the LOC119264156 gene encoding uncharacterized protein LOC119264156: MSVAETQENSSEVSQLSTSEEVGSQEDQPTLVHPWPYLEEFFEMVGCKNNSFRMRCKLCAPKYHELMAFKNSPSNLKKHIEKKHPTRLERYTQLTSASLKRKSSTEGSLAPPSKQTKLWETQRVSQASVDKVVLKFIVQGLHPPHVVQQQGFIDLVQHLRPNTNVMTRNTVVNKVTKASIEMRRKLKAALSEIEFIATTTDCWTAHRHSFIGVTAHWFNPQTLQRSCAALACKQLKGSHTFSALAGALNDIHTEFNIREKIVRTTTDNGSNFLKAFRIYGQTDENNNPEPVGESDGEEDDGGQNDDDDEEESVEGVEFVDAGALLDEDDYLEYQLPKHHRCACHLLNLVSTVDALKAEVNPLYKRVSRSTFAKCSSLWNKSSRSTTASEVIEDHCKLQFLRPVATRWNSLFSAVERIVRLTREQGEGALAAVCSELDTPKFTPVELAFLAEYAKTMSPVAKALDVLQGETSVQMGWLVPTITLLRTKLQQLNIASKFCEPLIAALLSGLEKRFGEMLTDPELIAAAILVPKFKTCWTSDENIFKLGLDYIRNHLDCQAENHISEGSQSSEEEDFFSSLKKTSPLETTQQLDAYLGCPRDTVEFHKKD, from the exons ATGTCCGTGGCAGAGACTCAAGAGAATTCGAGCGAAGTGTCCCAACTAAGCACCAGCGAGGAGGTTGGTAGCCAGGAAGACCAACCAACCCTTGTACATCCCTGGCCGTACCTGGAAGAATTTTTCGAAATGGTTGGATGCAAAAACAACTCCTTTCGAATGCGCTGCAAGCTCTGCGCACCCAAGTACCACGAGCTAATGGCTTTCAAAAACTCGCCGTCTAATTTGAAAAAGCATATTGAG AAGAAACACCCCACTCGTCTAGAGAGATACACGCAACTTACTTCAGCATCCCTCAAAAGGAAGTCATCCACTGAAGGTTCTTTGGCCCCACCCTCCAAACAAACCAAGCTGTGGGAGACTCAAAGAGTGTCCCAGGCAAGTGTGGATAAAGTTGTCCTCAAGTTCATTGTCCAAGGCTTGCACCCGCCACACGTTGTCCAGCAACAGGGCTTCATTGATCTTGTGCAACATCTTCGGCCAAATACAAATGTCATGACACGCAATactgttgtaaacaaagtcacaaaGGCCTCTATTGAAATGAGAAGAAAACTGAAAGCTGCCCTTAGTGAAATTGAGTtcatagcaacaacaacagaCTGCTGGACAGCACACCGTCACAGTTTCATTGGTGTCACTGCACACTGGTTTAACCCCCAGACCTTGCAGAGATCTTGTGCTGCCCTGGCATGCAAGCAACTTAAAGGATCACATACCTTTTCTGCCCTGGCTGGTGCCCTTAATGATATTCACACAGAATTCAATATCAGAGAGAAGATCGTTCGCACTACAACTGACAATGGATCAAACTTCCTGAAAGCCTTCAGAATTTATGGGCAGACTGATGAGAACAACAATCCTGAACCTGtaggagagagtgatggagaagagGATGATGGTGGCCAAAATGACGATGACGATGAAGAGGAAAGCGTTGAGGGTGTTGAATTTGTTGATGCCGGAGCCCTGTTGGATGAGGATGACTACTTGGAATACCAGCTACCTAAGCACCATCGCTGCGCCTGCCACCTTCTCAATTTAGTGTCCACAGTTGATGCTTTGAAAGCAGAGGTCAACCCATTGTACAAGCGTGTGTCAAGGTCTACATTTGCCAAATGCTCTAGCCTGTGGAACAAAAGTTCAAGATCAACCACTGCATCTGAAGTAATTGAAGACCACTGCAAACTCCAATTCTTAAGGCCTGTTGCTACAAGGTGGAATTCACTCTTCTCAGCCGTAGAAAGAATAGTGAGACTAACAAGAGAACAAGGCGAAGGAGCCCTTGCAGCTGTCTGCAGTGAACTAGATACACCCAa GTTTACTCCAGTGGAACTTGCATTTCTTGCAGAATATGCGAAGACAATGAGCCCAGTTGCAAAGGCACTTGATGTTCTTCAAGGTGAAACCAGTGTGCAGATGGGATGGTTGGTCCCCACCATAACTCTACTAAGGACCAAGCTCCAGCAACTTAACATTGCCTCCAAGTTCTGTGAGCCTTTGATTGCTGCACTTCTTTCAGGCCTTGAAAAACGCTTCGGAGAGATGCTTACAGATCCAGAGCTGATAGCCGCAGCCATTTTAGTTCCCAAATTTAAGACCTGCTGGACAAGTGACGAAAATATCTTCAAACTTG GCCTTGACTATATCAGAAACCACTTGGACTGTCAGGCCGAGAATCACATCAGTGAGGGCTCCCAATCATCTGAGGAAGAGGACTTCTTTTCCTCCTTGAAGAAGACCAGCCCTCTTGAAACGACCCAGCAGTTGGATGCGTACCTGGGGTGCCCAAGAGACACAGTAGAG TTTCACAAAAAAGATTGA